The following are encoded in a window of Flavobacterium psychrotrophum genomic DNA:
- a CDS encoding type II toxin-antitoxin system HigB family toxin, with product MRIVTFKRIKEFSEKHPDSENPLNLWYYTVSSKEWESINDIRNDFNTVDYVGNHRFVFNIKGNTYRLIAIISFNAKKVYIRFIGTHADYDKIKDIKNI from the coding sequence ATGCGCATCGTAACTTTTAAAAGGATAAAAGAATTTTCAGAAAAACATCCGGATTCAGAGAATCCTCTAAATCTTTGGTATTACACAGTTTCTTCAAAAGAATGGGAGTCTATAAACGATATTAGAAATGATTTTAATACCGTAGATTATGTAGGTAATCATCGATTTGTGTTTAACATAAAAGGTAATACTTATCGATTGATTGCTATTATTTCATTCAATGCAAAAAAAGTTTATATCCGTTTTATAGGTACACACGCAGACTATGATAAAATTAAAGATATCAAAAACATTTAG